In the Triticum aestivum cultivar Chinese Spring chromosome 2B, IWGSC CS RefSeq v2.1, whole genome shotgun sequence genome, catctaagtgttacacgatccgagtcgactaggccgtatCTGATCatacgtgagacggactagtcatcatcggtgaacatctccatgttgatcgtatcttccatacgactcatgttcgacctttcggtctcggtgttccgaggccatgtctgtacatgctaggctcgtcaaattaaccctaagtgtttttgcatgtgtaaaactgtcttacacccgttgtatgtgaatgtaagaatctatcacacccgatcatcatgtggtgcttcgaaacgacgaactttagcaacaacgcacagttagggggaacactttcttgaaattattataagggatcatcttatttactaccgtcgttctaagtaaacaagatgcataaacataataaacatcacatgcaattatatagtagtgacatgatatggccaatatcatatagctcctttgatcttcatcttcggggctccatgatcatcttcgtcaccggcatgacaccatgatctccatcatcatgatctccatcatcgtgtctccatgaagttgctcgccaactattacttctactactatggctaacggtttagcaataaagtaaagtaattacatggcgttaaatcattgacacgcaggtcatacaataattaagacaactcctatggctcctgccggttgtcatactcatcgacatgcaagtcgtgattcctattacaagaacacgatctcatacatcacaatatatcattcatcattcatcataacttttggccatatcacatcacatagcaattgctgcaaaaacaagttagacgtcctctaattgttgttgcatcttttacgtggctgcaattgggttctagcaagaacgttttcttacctacgaataaccacaacgtgattttgtcaacttctatttacccttcataaggacccttttcatcgaatccgctccaactaaagtgggagagacagacacccgctagccaccttatgcaactagtgcatgtcagtcggtggaacctgtctcacgtaagcgtacgtgtaaggtcggtccgggccgcttcgtcccacaataccactgaagcaaaataagactagtagtggcaagcaagttgacaagatctacgcccacaacagatttgtgttccactcgtgcaatagagaactacgcatagacctagctcatgatgccactgttggggaacgttgcagaaaataaaaaatttcctacggtttcaccaagatccatctatgagtgcatctagcaacgagtgatagtagtgcatctacatacctttgtagatcgcgagcggaagcgttcaagagaacggggttgaggtagtcgtactcgtcgtgatccaaatcaccgatgaccaagtgccgaacggacaacacctccgcgttcaacacacgtatggagcggatgacgtctcctccttcttgatccagcaaggaggaaggagaggttgatgaagatccagcagcacgacggcatggtggtggatgcagcagggttccggcagagcttcgccgagcttctgcgagagggagaggtgtagcaggggagagggaggcgccaagacttcagggtgcggctgccctccccccctcctttatataggcccccaggggggcgccggccctggagatgagatctcccaaggggggcagcggccaggcggtggagtgccccccaaggcaagtggaggcgccccccaccctagggtttccatcctaggcgcaggggggcgcaccagcccaccaggggatggtcccctccccacttcagcccacggggccctccggggtaggtggccccacccggtggacccccgggaccctttcggtggtcccggtacaataccggtgacccccgaaactctcccgatggccaaaactgcactttctatatataattctttacctccggactattccggaactcctcgtgacgtccgggatctcatccgggactccgatcaacttttggtttgctgcatactcatattcatacaaccctagcgtcaccgaaccttaagtgtgtagaccctacgggttcgggagacatgaagacatgaccgagacggctctccagtcaataaccaacagcgggatctggatactcatgttgactcccacatgctcctcgatgatctcttcggatgaaccacgatgtcgaggatttaagcaaccccgtatacaattccctttgtcaatcggtatgttacttgcccgagattcgatcgtcggtatcccaatacctcattcaatctcattaccggcaagtcactttactcgtaccgtaatgcatgatcccgtgaccagacacttggtcactttgagctcattatgatgatgcactaccgagtgggcccagtgatacctctccgtcatacggagtgacaaatcacagtctcgatccgtgtcaacccaacagacactttcgaagatacctgtagtgcacctttatagtcacccagttacgttgtgacatttggtacacccgaagcactcctacgatatctgggagttacacgatctcatggtctaaggaaaagatacttgacatttggaaaagctctagctaaacgaactacacgatctttgagctatgcttaggattgggtcttgtccatcacatcattctcctaatgatgtgatcccgttatcaatgacatctaatgtccatagtcaggaaaccataactatctgttgatcaacgagctagtcaactagaggctcactagggacatattgtggtctatgtattcacacgtgtattacgatttccggataatacacttataacatgaataaaagccaattatcatgaacaaggaaatataataataattcttttattattgcctctagggcatatttccaacagctgccGCCTCCAGTGAAAAGCCGGGGGAGAGGCGTgagatcctgcgcccgctggctcgacacgtCGGAAAAATTCGTCTCCCGACTAGGCTGCCGTAGGCGCCAGCcgtcgcgtcgtacgcgcgggccgccTTCTCTGCGGTGTCGAAGGTGTCGAGGATGAAGCGTTTCTCGCCAGACAAGATCTCGGCGGAGAAGGCGCGGAGGGGTgctcgcggactccgcgaaaatccgaagCGCCGAGGCGGCACATCGACATAGTGGCGCAGAGGCGGCGAGGCTAGTGAGAGGGGGCTAGACGAGTGGACGGCAGACTGAGTGTGGAGGGAGCGCCTTCTTATAACGAGCGCCGGCCGCGGCGCGCCAAAAGGAGCGCGTGAACCTTTTCCCACGCTCTGGAGCGTCAAAACCAGCGGGCGCTAGGCCCCACCCCTCCCccgcgcgcgaacctttcccgcgcgctggagcACCAAAACCAGGGCGACGACATATGGTCGTTGGCATGATCTAAAACGCGCACGGCCTTGAAATGAATCGGCGTGTTGAGCGCATTGTCGACCCAAATATAAAAGAGGGCGAACGCCGGGCGGGCGGCTGATCCAAACAGACAAAAAAAAACACGTCCATTTGGATCGACCCGTTAGAGTTGCTCTTACCATCCCTGCAAtattcctgtgaaccaaagaggCCTGAGACCAGCAGAATTCCTATCGTCCACCTCACCTTTGGTTGCTCCCCCTCTTTTTCTCGGTCACGCAGCGTGTAATATTTTAATTTTTCCTCGCCGCCTCCACGCTTTCCTCGAATCCTTCGTCGCCCAGTCGTGGTGGACCGGAactactccaccaccaccaccaccaccaccagggagGTCCATCCGGTGGCGAGCGCGAGGGAGGAACATGCGCCTTGATTCTTCCGCTCGCGCAAGCTTCGGCGGAGTTCCCACCCACCTCTGCTGACGCCGCGCCTCCGATCTCTCATCGCCCCGGGACCCCTCCGCCGCCGGATCTGCTCCGGCGATGGGGgagcagccgcagccgcagcaggagccgctcctcgaggttcgccgcccgccctcttccccccttcttctcccctcccctctctccccaaaCACGCTCGCGCGCGAATCGGAATAGGTTGGTGCCGCCAACGGTTTCGAGCTTCCTCACCCCACCCCGTGTGCGCTGGCTGTCGCCCAAGCTTGGCCCCCATCCCATCTCCCAGGGTCCGCCCCCCTCCCGTTCCGTTTAGCGACATAGTAGTAGGGATGAACACAACTCACGAGCAATAAGCAGAGCATCAAGTCTTTTTTTTTTGGCGATGAAAAAGGGGGTTTATTACAAATTGATAGAGTTACAGTCGAGAGACAAAAGATCCTCCGACACATGGTGTTCCTAGATGCATCCATCCACACAGTCGTGGTACGCTCTGTGCGACTATGATTCGTCTTATACGTGGTGATGGAGTTATGAGCAGAGCAGCACAAGTCATCTGCTCTGCTCTATGCAACTCATGGTGATGGAACAGTGCTGCTGCAATTCTTTCCCGGCTAGTATTGGCCTGACGGTTTGGCTACCAAGATTGCTCTTGCCCCCGCAGAATCGGGCTTTGGTGCCGTCAATTTGGGTCGAGAGATCGCACTAGGCTGTATGTAACCAAGGTCACCACTTCAGGATACTTACTGCAAAGTCAATGTAGACAGGAAAATTTTGGGCATCTTTACCTTTATCAGGCTAACTTACTTACTACTACTATATAATTCTTCAGATATGCACCAGGTTGCTACAAAGGGAGTAACTGTAAACTATGCAGAAACTCATCCCAAAATTGCTCCTACACCATCAGCCTCAATAGATTAGGGCGGTGTTTTCAGTTTCTGTAATTCTGTTACTTGGATTGTGAACTAAGGCACCAAGTGCACCAGTCTCTCTGAGAAGGCCCATTAGTGGAAACCTATTTTAACATGTAGAATCCAATGCTTTTATAGCTCACCAACATAAACTTAATTTCTTAAAACTCAAGTTATTGTGTGTATGGATTACTGCATTCCTGTGTTACCAAGGCCACCAATAATTGTTTCTGACTTTGGTCAAAGTTACTTTGTAAAGAGTGGAATTTATAGGATCTGTGGATTAAATGACTGCTCATAAATCGCCAAGCCTACGCTATGTGGTTAGCAACACAAATAATGACGCAGCGGAAATAGTTTAATTTGCTAATCTATCCTGCAGCAATGCTCTAATCACCATCCTCGTTCCGTTTAGGTAGAACAATGTGTCACTTCCATACCGGAAGATCATGAAGCCACTTGCTGGGGCTGCGGTCTTCGGCTTGTATTTTCAAGTTATTCACCTGTCTACAAGTGTGGCTGGTGTGGAGCAGTCACCCAAGGCAACCAAACTTCAAGAAAACCTGACAGTGTATGTTTTTCTCACTGGAGGCGTTTCCGGGATGGGTTCTTTGTGACTGTGCTTGCCCTCTTCATGCTCTTCGTTATATGTAAGTTCTAAATCTCTCACTGTCATTTTCTGAAACGAGGATTTCTCTGTGCTCTGTTTATTCATGTTTAAGTTATGGTTCTAATATGTTTGAAGTGTTCCACAGAACTGCTGTCTGATTTTGTTTCCTTTTCGCCGTTTCACAGGTGGCGGGGTCTGGGCGGTGTATCCAGTTGTTTTCTCAATCAGCATCTTCTGTGGCATCTTTCACTGCACAGTAGCAGCTCTCTTATCTGTATTTACAATTGCAAGTTATTGTTTGGCCTCTTTCAAGTCTGCTGGTGCACCACCAGGCATACGTTGGGGAAGCTATCCCATGGTTGGAAAAAATGATCTTGAGAACTATACTTTCTGTACATATTGTAGTAAACCTAAACCCCCAAGAGCACATCACTGCCGATCTTGTAAAACATGTGTGGTGGACATGGATCATCATTGCCCATTTGTAAGTTGGATAAATTTGACCAGAATGATATCTTGATATATTTTGCACTCTGTTGTATCGTGAGTTGTTGCTAATTAGTTTTGTCTTGTTTTATTTGCCTTTTTGTTGTGTTCATCTGCAGATTGGGAACTGTGTGGGAGCTTCAAATCACCAAGCTTTTGTCATTTTTCTCATCTCTGTGGTCACAAGTTGCAGCTATGCTGCTATTATGACCATTTATGCAAGTTATCGTATATGGCCCCCTCTAGAGTTTCCAAATGTATCATCATATGGTCAAATGGGTTCTAAGAAAGTACTGATGGAGATCATTACTAGCGTGGCCAGTTCTGCATTCTTCCTATCAGCAAGGGGTATAATTCTGGTATATCTTGCATTTGCCAGTCTATCAGTTAATGCGGGTATAGCTGTATTGCTGTGCCAGCAACTTAGCTTAATATATGAAGGAAATACATATCTTAGCCATATAAGTTCACCAACTGATATTCATGGAGAGAGAGGATTGCGAAATCTTGTTCGATTTTTCGGGTGCCCCTACCCTCTTTCTAGACTATTGTTGGGCTACACCAACACTGGCAAGTCGCAGAACAATTCAGGCTCAAAACTTCTTTAGAGGTATGCATCCCATTTCTTCAAGCAATGTTTACTTACCTGGTGTCGTTGTTTCATCCTTTCATATGTAGACCCGCTCTTGTATGCACAAGATAAATTTCCTTTCAGTTGTCCCACTTTTGTTAAGTTGATATACAGTACACTCCACTGTCAATTTTCTTTCCACTTGGCCTTATCAAATGCACAGATTCGGTATTCTACATTATTGGCTTCAAAGGCCTCTTTGCCAGTTGCACCTTTACATATTCTAACTAAGTAGACTAGTCTGTGACAATAGAGTAAATGATTAATTGACCACTACTTGCCGGTGGTTGGTTTATGTTATATAATACTATTCAATGTGTTCTTTCAAGATTGGTGGTGGATACACCAGTATGCACTATAGGTTGTTTTGCCAGCCTTCAGACTGTATATTGATAACTATGAATTCTCATCTAGATTATGTAATTAATGGGTCCCTTGTAAAATATCATAGCGTTGATGCAAATGACAGATCTTTGCTGATTTTACAAACCTGTTTTGGCAGAATTTGGTAAATTGATTAGACCAAGGGAATATGTTTGAAGGTTTCATTGTGTGAGTTACTGAGCTATATAAtggataaaatggttattattttaaTAGTAACTTTAGCTGACCACCGCACACAGAATGGAAGATGGAGCTAGTTAGTAGCCTGTAAGGCATCTGGCCATAATATAATACTAATGGTTCCTCAGTTTCCGTATTCTGTAAACGCAAAGCAATCATGGTATTTTCTGATCCTTCGAATTGTAGACTGAAACAGAGGTTTTGTTTACATGCAGGGTCCATTGCTAATATGTACATTTCACCAATTGAGGGAAGGATGTTTGGTTCTGCATTTCTGCTGCCCAATAGCCAATTAGTCTGTACAACTGAAGCTGGTGATGTAAAATAGcagtgatgtactccctccgttccgatttactcgtcgtggttttagttcaaaaccaagacgagtaaatcggaacggagggagtacatgataattCCTAATCTATAAGGGGGGCTTTGTTACAAAGATTTTCTTTTGGATTCAGTAGTAGTAAAACGGCTGCCTTCAGGTGGATGTTTCACCGGCGTTGCTTTACTCAGAACAGTTTCAGTTCATGCTGAAATACAATGTGGCCCTATCTGTTCATTTCCTACAGATGATCTTGCTGCTCTGGTGAGTTGCAGTATCTGGAATTCTGATAGTGGTGGAGTCTTTGCTCCGAGATCACATCTTTTATGCTTGGGTGCTCCAGTATAAATCatggtgaagaactgaagattgatTATGATTGCAGTGACTCTGAATGATGCCGTGAAGGCGCAGAATGCTTGGACCACATCTCTTGGCTGTCAAAATATACTGACATGTATAGGAAAAGAAACCCAACACTTGTTTTTCTTCAAACCATTTAATCATACTGAAGTAGCCCTGGTAAACCATGGTCGTCAACTACATACAGCAGGATTACCTGTGTTGTAATCCTGTATCTAGCGTTGTTGAACATCCTGTGatattagagcatcttcaacaggtgCACAAAAATTTCGCGCCCTAAAATAGTTTTAGTGCAACACTGTAGCACTTTTAGTGTGCTGGACCCAACATTGCTTTAGCAGGTGTCAAAAACACGCGTCCAAAAGAACACGCAGTGTAAATTGTGAAGCGCGCGCAATTCGGTGCCTTAAATTTGCAGCACGAGATAGCGTCTTTCAGCGTGCGTCCAACCCTTTTTTACGCGCGCACTGTTCAACTTCAGCTGGAGCTGTCCGGCGCTCAAAAACCCTCATTTTAGTGCGGTCCAGTTTTTGGCGCCTGTTGGAGACGCTCTTATCGCATGATGTACATCATGGTCGCCAACTTATCTCTTCTTGTCAGTCGATACATGTTTGCTGTCAGCTCATGTGTGGTAGCGGTTCACGTGTTCCGAGGCCCTTGCAGTGGCTGCGGACTTGAATCTGTATCGAGTTCGGGTGACGACTGATTGTGTGGTAGCGGTAAATCACTTGAAGGAGAACTATTTGGGCGCCCCTCGTTGATAAAAGGCGAAGCTACATTCTTTTTCTGATTCGGGGATCACGCATGCATGTAGGGAGGGAACCCAACTTTGAAGCACACAGCTCCCTGTTGGACATCATGTTTGTTTTTTAACCACCCCTGCTATTATTTACATTGATGTCAATGTTAAGTCTTAAATTAATGGAGGTGATTTCTCCAAAAAAAAAAACGTGTATAGTCATTTTTTAGCAAGAACATGACACCTGCTGGGACGCTGCTCTGCTTGTCTGCCCCGATCCCATGAGCTCCCTGTTTCTACCGTCACTGAACTACTCCATCTCTTCACTCCCTTCGCGACCTTATGTTTCTTAACTAGATAACACCCCCTGCATTGTTGCGGAACCTTGTTAGAAGAAATGCATAAATAGTTGCTAAAAACGACTAAATATAATCGAA is a window encoding:
- the LOC123047370 gene encoding protein S-acyltransferase 11 codes for the protein MGEQPQPQQEPLLEVEQCVTSIPEDHEATCWGCGLRLVFSSYSPVYKCGWCGAVTQGNQTSRKPDSVCFSHWRRFRDGFFVTVLALFMLFVICGGVWAVYPVVFSISIFCGIFHCTVAALLSVFTIASYCLASFKSAGAPPGIRWGSYPMVGKNDLENYTFCTYCSKPKPPRAHHCRSCKTCVVDMDHHCPFIGNCVGASNHQAFVIFLISVVTSCSYAAIMTIYASYRIWPPLEFPNVSSYGQMGSKKVLMEIITSVASSAFFLSARGIILVYLAFASLSVNAGIAVLLCQQLSLIYEGNTYLSHISSPTDIHGERGLRNLVRFFGCPYPLSRLLLGYTNTGKSQNNSGSKLL